The window ATCCTCAGCAGGCTCTTGAAATCATCAGCAGCCGGGCGTCGCAAATATGTGTCGTCAAAAGCCTCCACAACTCCCCTATACAAATTCTTCGGACATTCGCGACAAGTTGTCTCACCGACgtgaaggtactcgtcgaacatatccgcTATGGTGCCGTAGGCCATCTGCCGGAtcgcaaccgtgcacttctGCAACGGCGTAAGTCTGGGTCTGCCGATACCGTCTTCCCTATACTGGAAGTATTCATCACGTTCTTCCAACGTCCGTAAAATGCGGAGAAACATATCCTACCGCATTCTAAAAAGGCGGTGAAAAACCGTCGGGCCCCACCGTGGTTGCTAGGCAAAATAGTCTGCGACCAGACGTTGGTGAGCTACGTCGTGCTCGCAGGGGACATTCGTCCGAGGGACCCGCGCCGCCGTTCACGCTCACGCTCCATTTGTGCCAAGCATTCCTGActcgatttattttaaacacgagaattacccgcaagtgtacggggctagtgtagcaataAACAAGTacgagtatcgtatccacggAGACAAATTGTGCAActcaagtaccacgaaccgattttgactactatctagaaaATTCGGAAaggttggttttgattttgaaaaacaattaaacataaacaagACAAAACCACGCAACAAAAGACGAGTTTCAAGTAAGAGAATGAGGTAGAGTcttggatccaactacaacgGACACGATGTGAACAACTCAACAACTTCGATTACCCATTTGGAgtctctaggattactaggaaagCTGCTAGTCTAGACtaagccctctctcgagtgcactTAACCAGTTGATAAACTCGTAGTTTAACAAGTGTTTTGGATGGTTGACAGTGCATAATTGAATGTTTTATGTCACATTACTTGAGTTTTTATCTATGATCCCTTACTTTAGTGTTTTGATGAGTTTGTCGAGTTTTTGTAGTCACAATAGGTGGAAACGGGCGAAAAGGGCACCAAAACCAAACGCCCGGCCTTCTGCGATGAAACGCCCGGCTCCTGCGATGAAACGCCCGACCTCTGGTTTTGGTGCCCTTTTCGCCCGTTTCCACCTGTTGTGACTACAAAAACTCGACAAACTCATCAAAATACTAAAGTAAGGGATCATAGATGAAAACTCAAGTAATGTGACATAAAACATTCAATTATGCACTTTCAACCATCCAAAACACTTGCTAAACTACGAGtttatcaactcccccaaacttaaacacttgtttgtcctcgaaaaagaagaaaacaaagaaaaataaactctTGCAAGTGTGTTGGATTTTCATCATTGCCTCAGTAAAAGAAAACAAGTCATCATGCATCATTAACTTCGCAAACAAGTAGAACCATATCGAACATTGCTTCAAGCTACTAACACGTATTCCACCTTGTCAATTACCCTCACCGGATGTAtatagtgtaattttttttcaatatgcTCTCACGCTCAAAGTGTATGGGTAAAGTATGTAACTCTCAAGTCAATCAAAAATGTatagtttaccataggcttgctcgaAGTCTAGACTCTCCTCTGCTATGTTGTGACTATAGATTTAGGATCCGAAAGGTCTTTTCTTAAGGTTGTAATGTAAGGCTTTTTGGTTAGGTGAGGAACATTTGACCAAAGTGACTTATAACCCCAAAGATGAAACTACAACTACTCTGCTCTTGTGTATTATAACTCCCAGTAGATTAGACTTTGCCTAAACTCTTCTCAACTTCCCAATCCTCATAATTTTCTTTAGCAACACTTATTCAATCTCAACTCAACCTCCTTATTCAATCGAACCCatacttttcccttttctttctttcttgttttctttctctctctttttttttttttttttttaacttttacatGCTTTGCATgtcttttatttcatttcatttttttttcgatcCTTTCTTGCTATAACAAAatccttttcccaaaaatttcttttcctaTGACCCAACAAAGATTCAACCCACATTTTTGGCTATCAAAGAAAAAGGCTTAAACTCAAAATAGGCTAACAAAGGATTATGATTCACAATTTGGTTCCAGGTTAAGATAAGGTTCCAAAGGATGGCCTAACGTCCTCTCCTATCACTATAACCACTTTGCAGATTCAAACAGATCgcgagcaagttctagaaacatataacatagttgatgaaaaatcacacatattttttttagaataggAGATGGTCTCAATCCTCACAAGGTAACTTTTGGCAATAGACAAGACAACGAGCAATTCACTTTAGGCAAATCACAAATAGGAAACACAAGTCACTTAGCTAAATCAACAAGTTTTCACAAACATTTTAACCATAATCATCATAGGCAACTCATCCAACAAACATGCTTAGTTTATCTTGCCAACTCACCCATTTCCCATTTCAATTTCACCCAAGGAAAGACCCGACcaacaaaaacacacaaaagCTAGACaccaaaaagaagaaaatcaaataaactGTCCTACTATCACCACATGAGATGCCATCATATCAAATTAGGGTACATGCCAGAATCACTCaagtgatgcactttttatttgcactataaatacctgcaagtatatcaaaagtccgaaaggtctttcttttcagttgtaacgtaggctctttggtaggtgaggaatatttggctaaaaagtgactcaaaaataaaaatatcccaagtagagttaggatgactccacttttctaaaactTAAGGCACttctaacactttatttttctccttcaacttaCTTTCAATccttcgttttttttttttttttttttttttcacaacctttcacacatatttttctttttttttttctttgtctttctctttcttttttctttcttacacatcctttctctttttttctaagatcaagcacatatttggaatttttctcaatttcgcaacttgtactttcttaatattaagcacactactttttatactttcctccttatctctccaattcctttacaaaagaagataacaaaaactatactaacccaaggaattgtccccccatttattttggcttccaaagaaaaggcttaaaggctcaaaattggctcttCTATACATAGAATTTCGATACGACAGTGGGTTGCCCGGGATTCGAACCCGGAACTAGTCGGATGGAGTAGATAATttctttgttattttgttacgtttactaaataaagaaaaaccCCTCCCCAAACCGTGCTTGCATTTTTCATTGCACTTCCCTATGTATACACCGTTTCCTTTCTTATAAATACTTTCAAAAGTTGAATACTCAGTGGATTTAACCCTTATTACATACTACATCAACATTTCAGAATAGTGATGGTGGAAATCTCGTtttgatctttatttttatcttttttatttacgAAACATTTCTATTTCCAAGATTTCAGGATTTTTGATTTGCGAGATCATTGACAGAAATGATATCCAAATACCAAATCCGACTTCTATATACTCCCCGGAAAGCAGAAGCGGCTTTTTGGAAGGTCAAAAAAAGAACGTCTTCTTCCGACATAAGAAATTCTTCCAATAATTCCGAGCctaatctttttaaaaaagcaCGTACAGTACTTTTGTGTTTCCGCGCCAAAGTTCTAGCACAAGAAAGTCGAAGTATATACTTTATTCGATACaaactcttttttttggaAGATCCGCTATGATAATGAGAAATATTTCTGCATATACGCGCAAATCGGTCAATAATATTAGAATCTGATAAATCAGCCCGAATCGGCTTACTAATAGGATGCCCAAATACGTTACAAAATTTCGCTTTAGCCAATTCCGAAATCAGAGGAATAATTGGAACAAGGGTATCGAGCTTCTTAATAGAATTATTGATTAGAAATGCATTTTCTAGAATTTGACTCCGTACCACGGAAGGGTTTATTTGCACGTTTGAAATATAACCCAAAATGGAAAGGGAATGCTTGGAAAATTGGTTTATCCAAATCCTTCTTGGATGAAACCACACCGAAAAATGCCATTGCCAAAAAGTGACAAGGTAAAATTTCCATTTATTCATGA is drawn from Salvia hispanica cultivar TCC Black 2014 chromosome 6, UniMelb_Shisp_WGS_1.0, whole genome shotgun sequence and contains these coding sequences:
- the LOC125194669 gene encoding uncharacterized protein LOC125194669; amino-acid sequence: MFLRILRTLEERDEYFQYREDGIGRPRLTPLQKCTVAIRQMAYGTIADMFDEYLHVGETTCRECPKNLYRGVVEAFDDTYLRRPAADDFKSLLRMHETVHGFPGMLGSIDCLHRQWKNCLMEWRGQFTSGYKGSHPTMILEAIAEHRLCIWHA